In Comamonas sp. lk, the following proteins share a genomic window:
- the trmB gene encoding tRNA (guanosine(46)-N7)-methyltransferase TrmB, with the protein MESAPESAPAGQAPEGVAYPKTIKSYVRRAGRTTTGQAKAFEELGPRFLLQYHKAPIDAPAAYGRSGALILEIGFGMGEATAHIARVRPDDNFLCCEVHEPGVGALLKRIGEQEIENIRILQHDAVEVIDNMLPEASIDGVHIFFPDPWHKKKHNKRRLIQSPLIAKLAARIKPGGYIHCATDWEPYAQQMLEVLNAEPTLQNTAEAYAPKPDYRPLTKFENRGLRLGHGVWDLVFTRKA; encoded by the coding sequence ATCGAGTCTGCCCCCGAATCTGCACCGGCAGGCCAAGCCCCCGAAGGCGTGGCCTACCCCAAGACCATCAAGAGCTATGTGCGCCGTGCCGGCCGTACGACCACCGGTCAGGCCAAGGCTTTTGAAGAGCTGGGCCCGCGCTTTTTGCTGCAATACCACAAGGCCCCCATCGACGCCCCCGCAGCCTACGGCCGTAGCGGTGCGCTGATTCTGGAAATCGGCTTTGGCATGGGCGAGGCCACGGCCCATATCGCCCGTGTGCGCCCCGACGACAACTTCCTGTGCTGCGAAGTGCACGAACCCGGCGTCGGCGCGCTGCTCAAGCGCATAGGCGAGCAGGAGATCGAGAACATCCGCATCCTGCAACACGATGCCGTGGAAGTCATTGACAACATGCTGCCCGAAGCTTCGATCGACGGCGTGCACATCTTCTTCCCCGACCCCTGGCACAAGAAAAAGCACAACAAGCGCCGCCTGATTCAAAGCCCGCTGATCGCCAAGCTGGCCGCCCGCATCAAGCCCGGTGGCTATATCCACTGCGCCACGGACTGGGAGCCCTACGCCCAGCAGATGCTGGAAGTGCTGAACGCCGAGCCCACGCTACAAAACACGGCCGAGGCCTATGCACCCAAGCCCGACTACCGCCCGCTGACCAAGTTTGAAAACCGCGGCCTGCGCCTGGGCCACGGAGTGTGGGATCTGGTGTTCACACGCAAGGCCTGA
- a CDS encoding GGDEF domain-containing protein has product MRQISHFVRSLRPNELSRPLVLQRPQRNSFDEIDLVASGFAQLQKALQSHIADLDSLVAERTAQLELMVEEVKRLSLTDALTGCYNRRALDERLATEIERSKRYGRALSVVFMDLDHFKRINDEYGHVTGDAVLREVALRSQGQLRSHVDWMARYGGEEFLLVLPECAMQDAWQLAERLLCEIRSKALNLDGLHISVTASFGVAELQSGESMEALLERADAAMYQAKHSGRARVCLAKPQAGDVEQA; this is encoded by the coding sequence TTGCGTCAGATTTCTCACTTTGTTCGATCGCTGCGGCCCAACGAGCTGTCGCGGCCTCTGGTGCTGCAGCGCCCCCAGCGCAACAGCTTTGACGAAATCGATCTGGTGGCCAGCGGTTTTGCCCAGCTACAAAAAGCCCTGCAAAGCCATATTGCCGATCTGGACAGTCTGGTGGCCGAGCGTACCGCCCAGTTGGAGCTGATGGTGGAAGAGGTCAAGCGCCTGTCGTTGACCGATGCGCTGACGGGCTGCTACAACCGGCGGGCTCTGGACGAGCGCCTGGCTACCGAGATCGAGCGCAGCAAGCGCTATGGGCGCGCGCTGAGCGTGGTGTTCATGGATCTGGACCACTTCAAGCGCATCAACGATGAATACGGGCATGTCACCGGCGATGCTGTGCTGCGCGAGGTGGCGCTGCGCAGCCAGGGTCAGCTGCGCTCCCATGTGGACTGGATGGCTCGCTATGGTGGGGAGGAGTTTTTGCTGGTGCTGCCTGAATGTGCAATGCAGGACGCCTGGCAACTGGCCGAGCGCCTGCTTTGCGAGATTCGAAGCAAGGCTTTGAACCTGGACGGTCTTCACATCAGCGTCACGGCCAGCTTTGGTGTGGCCGAGTTGCAGAGCGGCGAGAGCATGGAGGCCTTGCTGGAGCGCGCCGATGCCGCCATGTACCAGGCCAAGCACAGCGGCAGAGCCCGTGTGTGCCTGGCCAAGCCCCAGGCCGGGGATGTGGAGCAGGCGTAA
- a CDS encoding ABC transporter substrate-binding protein: MCRSAGVFAFLLLLSFQAAAQSVVFINPGRSDETFWRNAAEAMEGAARSLHMTLEVRYAERNPLQAIAIARDVAARAERPRFVVFVNENSVAPEILKALEAAGIDSFVAFSGIQQIQRAQVGQPREKFKHWLGSLEPRAVDAGYMTAKALIETARASRVAQAQDGRLQLLAIGGDRSTLSSMARNAGMRKAVAEDADVILVQEVNGEWRRDKAAEQMRVLAQRYPEARLVWTGNDEMALGAMQAWRARGGTPGRDGFFSTVNTSPAAFAALRSGELSVLAGGHFMAGAWALVMLYDYAHGKDFRSEGLELERRMFVLFDPPLIDRFEQRFGASGKPLDFGKFSKVLNAGVKHYRFEIEALLR; this comes from the coding sequence ATGTGCCGCAGTGCCGGCGTATTTGCATTTTTGTTGCTGCTCTCGTTTCAGGCGGCGGCGCAAAGCGTGGTCTTCATCAATCCGGGGCGTAGCGATGAAACCTTTTGGCGCAACGCTGCCGAAGCCATGGAAGGTGCGGCGCGCAGCCTGCACATGACGCTGGAGGTGCGCTATGCCGAACGCAACCCCTTGCAGGCGATTGCGATTGCGCGCGATGTGGCCGCCAGGGCCGAGCGTCCGCGCTTTGTGGTGTTTGTGAACGAAAACAGCGTCGCTCCCGAGATCCTGAAAGCGCTGGAGGCTGCAGGCATTGACAGCTTTGTGGCCTTCAGCGGGATTCAGCAAATCCAGCGTGCCCAGGTGGGCCAGCCTCGCGAAAAATTCAAGCACTGGCTGGGTAGCCTGGAGCCCCGGGCTGTGGATGCCGGCTATATGACGGCCAAGGCCCTGATTGAAACGGCCCGGGCCTCGCGTGTAGCCCAGGCTCAGGACGGCAGGCTGCAGCTGCTGGCCATTGGCGGAGATCGATCCACGCTGAGCTCGATGGCCAGGAACGCTGGCATGCGCAAGGCGGTGGCCGAAGATGCTGATGTCATCCTGGTGCAGGAGGTCAACGGCGAATGGCGCAGGGATAAGGCAGCCGAGCAGATGCGCGTGCTGGCGCAGCGCTATCCCGAAGCGCGCCTGGTCTGGACTGGCAATGACGAGATGGCTTTGGGTGCCATGCAGGCCTGGCGGGCGCGGGGCGGCACACCGGGAAGAGATGGTTTTTTCAGCACCGTCAACACCTCGCCCGCTGCGTTCGCTGCCTTGCGCAGCGGTGAGCTCAGCGTGCTGGCGGGCGGGCATTTCATGGCCGGAGCCTGGGCGTTGGTGATGTTGTACGACTACGCCCATGGCAAGGACTTTCGCTCCGAGGGGCTGGAGTTGGAGCGGCGGATGTTTGTGCTGTTCGACCCGCCCCTGATCGATCGCTTTGAGCAACGCTTTGGTGCGTCCGGCAAGCCCCTGGATTTTGGCAAGTTCAGCAAGGTCTTGAATGCCGGCGTCAAGCACTACCGCTTTGAGATAGAGGCGCTGTTGCGCTAG
- the alaS gene encoding alanine--tRNA ligase encodes MSTPTFSVADIRKTFLEFYASKGHTVVASSSLVPGNDPTLMFTNSGMVQFKDVFLGTDKRSYNRATSVQACLRAGGKHNDLENVGYTARHHTFFEMLGNWSFGDYFKKESIEWGWELLTKVFGLPAEKLLATVYHEDDEAYDIWKNVIGLPAERIIRIGDNKGGKYKSDNFWMMADTGPCGPCSEIFYDHGAHIPGGPPGSPDEDGDRFIEIWNHVFMQFDMKEDGSVVNLPAPCVDTGMGLERLAAILQHVHSNYEIDLFQALIKAAARETHIDDVNTPSLKVIADHIRATSFLVSDGVIPSNEGRGYVQRRIIRRAIRHGYKLGQKTPFFHKLVADLVVQMGDAYPKLKEQEAHITSVLKAEEERFFETLANGMEILDSALAGDVKVLPGEVAFKLHDTYGFPLDLSNDVARERGVTVDEAGFKAAMEHQKSTARAAGKFKMDRALEYTGDANLFTGYDKLAEDAKIVALYADGVSVPELKAGQSGVVVLDATPFYAESGGQVGDQGVISAGAVRFAVEDTLKIKADVFGHHGVLESGSLKVGDAVQAQVDTEVRAAVMRNHSVTHIMHKALREVLGGHVQQKGSLVNADRTRFDFAHNAPVTAEQIRDIEQRVNAEILANTSTAARVMDIESAQKTGAMMLFGEKYGETVRVLDIGSSRELCGGTHVQRTGDIGLFKVVGESGVAAGVRRIEGVTGINALAYLQSLESTVDQASAAFKAPAAELTNRIGGALDQIKALEKEISALKGKLASSQGDELATQAAEINGVKVLAAKLDGADAKTLRETMDKLKDKLGAAVIVLAAVDGDKVQLAAGVTKAETAKVKAGELVNFVAQQVGGKGGGKPDMAMAGGTDAASVPAALASVQAWVSERL; translated from the coding sequence ATGAGTACACCCACTTTTTCTGTTGCGGACATCCGCAAGACCTTCCTGGAGTTCTACGCTTCCAAGGGCCACACGGTTGTGGCCTCCAGCTCCTTGGTTCCGGGCAACGATCCCACGCTGATGTTCACCAACTCCGGCATGGTGCAGTTCAAGGATGTGTTTCTGGGCACGGACAAACGTTCCTACAACCGCGCCACCTCGGTGCAGGCCTGCCTGCGCGCCGGCGGCAAGCACAACGATCTGGAAAACGTGGGCTACACCGCCCGCCACCACACCTTCTTCGAGATGCTGGGCAACTGGTCCTTCGGCGACTATTTCAAGAAGGAGTCCATCGAATGGGGCTGGGAGCTGCTGACCAAGGTCTTCGGCTTGCCCGCAGAAAAGCTGCTGGCCACCGTCTATCACGAAGACGACGAAGCCTATGACATCTGGAAGAACGTCATCGGTCTGCCGGCCGAGCGCATCATCCGCATCGGCGACAACAAGGGCGGCAAGTACAAGAGCGACAACTTCTGGATGATGGCCGACACCGGCCCTTGCGGCCCCTGCTCGGAAATCTTCTACGACCACGGCGCCCACATTCCTGGCGGCCCTCCCGGCTCGCCCGACGAAGACGGCGACCGCTTCATCGAGATCTGGAACCACGTGTTCATGCAGTTCGACATGAAGGAAGACGGCTCCGTGGTGAACCTGCCCGCACCCTGCGTGGACACCGGCATGGGCCTGGAGCGCCTGGCGGCCATCTTGCAGCATGTGCACAGCAACTACGAGATCGACCTGTTCCAGGCGCTGATCAAGGCTGCGGCGCGTGAAACGCATATCGACGATGTGAACACGCCTTCGCTCAAGGTGATTGCCGACCACATTCGCGCCACTTCCTTCCTGGTGTCGGACGGCGTGATTCCTTCCAACGAAGGCCGCGGCTATGTGCAGCGCCGCATCATCCGCCGCGCCATCCGCCACGGTTACAAGCTGGGCCAGAAGACGCCGTTCTTCCACAAGCTGGTGGCCGATCTGGTGGTGCAAATGGGCGATGCCTATCCCAAGCTCAAGGAGCAGGAAGCGCACATCACCAGCGTGCTCAAGGCCGAAGAAGAGCGCTTCTTCGAGACCCTGGCCAACGGCATGGAAATTCTGGACAGCGCCCTGGCTGGTGACGTCAAGGTGCTGCCTGGCGAAGTGGCCTTCAAGCTGCACGACACCTATGGCTTCCCGCTGGACCTGTCCAATGACGTGGCCCGTGAGCGTGGCGTGACCGTGGACGAAGCCGGTTTCAAGGCGGCCATGGAGCACCAAAAGAGCACGGCCCGCGCTGCCGGCAAGTTCAAGATGGACCGCGCCCTGGAATACACGGGCGATGCCAACCTCTTCACCGGCTACGACAAGCTGGCCGAAGACGCAAAAATCGTAGCGCTTTACGCAGACGGTGTTTCGGTTCCTGAGCTGAAAGCCGGTCAAAGCGGCGTGGTGGTGCTGGATGCCACTCCTTTTTATGCAGAGTCCGGCGGTCAGGTCGGCGATCAGGGCGTGATCTCGGCCGGCGCGGTGCGCTTTGCCGTGGAAGACACGCTCAAGATCAAGGCCGATGTATTCGGTCACCACGGCGTGCTGGAATCGGGCTCGCTCAAGGTGGGCGATGCGGTGCAGGCCCAGGTGGACACCGAAGTGCGCGCCGCCGTGATGCGCAACCACTCGGTCACTCACATCATGCACAAGGCCTTGCGCGAAGTGCTGGGCGGCCATGTGCAGCAAAAGGGCTCGCTGGTCAATGCCGACCGCACCCGTTTTGACTTTGCGCACAACGCTCCCGTGACGGCCGAGCAGATCCGCGACATCGAGCAGCGCGTGAACGCCGAAATTCTGGCCAACACCAGCACGGCAGCCCGCGTGATGGACATCGAAAGCGCCCAGAAGACCGGCGCCATGATGCTGTTCGGCGAAAAATACGGCGAAACCGTGCGCGTGCTCGACATCGGCTCCAGCCGCGAGCTGTGCGGCGGCACCCATGTGCAGCGCACCGGCGATATCGGCCTGTTCAAGGTGGTGGGCGAATCCGGCGTGGCCGCAGGCGTGCGCCGTATCGAAGGCGTGACCGGCATCAATGCCCTGGCCTATCTGCAGTCGCTGGAATCCACCGTGGACCAGGCCTCTGCCGCCTTCAAGGCACCGGCTGCCGAGCTGACCAACCGCATCGGCGGTGCGCTCGATCAGATCAAGGCGCTGGAAAAGGAAATCTCTGCGCTCAAGGGCAAGCTGGCTTCCAGCCAGGGCGATGAGTTGGCCACGCAGGCTGCCGAGATCAACGGCGTGAAGGTGCTGGCTGCCAAGCTCGATGGCGCCGATGCCAAGACCCTGCGCGAGACCATGGACAAGCTCAAGGACAAGCTGGGTGCAGCCGTCATCGTGCTGGCGGCAGTGGACGGCGACAAGGTGCAGCTGGCTGCTGGCGTGACCAAGGCCGAGACGGCCAAGGTCAAGGCCGGTGAGCTGGTGAACTTTGTGGCCCAGCAGGTGGGCGGCAAGGGCGGCGGCAAGCCCGATATGGCCATGGCTGGCGGCACCGATGCTGCGTCCGTGCCTGCGGCCCTGGCTTCGGTGCAGGCCTGGGTGAGCGAACGCCTGTAA
- a CDS encoding DUF4259 domain-containing protein has protein sequence MGTWSHGNFDNDAALDWLIDITTQLLDEISEAMDAPQSLQADALDADLVPCKIELLCTMAESGMAPIWPSAQTLMDWKSVYLKAWDDSIDALQPDAGYQRDRRATLVETFDRMIDLARSDQEQESEFENEE, from the coding sequence ATGGGTACCTGGTCGCACGGCAATTTCGACAACGACGCGGCGCTTGACTGGCTGATCGATATCACCACGCAGCTGCTCGATGAAATCAGCGAGGCCATGGATGCGCCCCAGTCGCTGCAGGCCGACGCGCTGGACGCCGATCTGGTGCCCTGCAAGATCGAGCTGCTGTGCACTATGGCCGAGAGCGGCATGGCACCCATCTGGCCATCGGCTCAAACGCTGATGGATTGGAAAAGCGTGTACCTGAAGGCCTGGGATGACAGCATCGACGCGCTGCAGCCCGATGCTGGCTACCAGCGTGATCGGCGTGCCACGCTGGTGGAAACCTTTGATCGCATGATCGACCTGGCGCGCAGCGACCAAGAGCAGGAGAGCGAGTTCGAGAACGAGGAGTAA
- the smpB gene encoding SsrA-binding protein SmpB — MAKTQETSSRIADNKKAAFNYFFEERYEAGVVLHGWEVKALRSGKVQLTDGYVLIKDGELYLMGCQINPLKTASTHVSPDAARIKKLLMKKDEIKRLVGKVEQKGYTLVPINLHWKNGYVKCDIALAKGKAEHDKRDVIKDREGKREVERVMKGRNR, encoded by the coding sequence ATGGCCAAGACACAAGAAACATCGTCGCGCATTGCCGACAATAAAAAAGCTGCATTCAACTATTTCTTCGAGGAACGCTACGAGGCAGGCGTGGTGCTGCACGGCTGGGAGGTCAAGGCCTTGCGCAGCGGCAAGGTGCAGTTGACCGACGGCTATGTGCTCATCAAGGACGGCGAGCTGTACCTGATGGGCTGCCAGATCAATCCTTTGAAGACGGCGTCCACCCACGTCAGCCCCGATGCGGCACGCATCAAGAAGCTGCTGATGAAGAAAGACGAAATCAAGCGTCTGGTGGGCAAGGTCGAGCAAAAAGGCTACACCCTGGTGCCCATCAATCTGCACTGGAAAAACGGCTACGTGAAGTGCGACATCGCCCTGGCCAAGGGCAAGGCCGAGCATGACAAGCGCGACGTGATCAAGGATCGCGAAGGCAAGCGCGAGGTAGAGCGCGTCATGAAAGGCCGCAACCGCTGA
- a CDS encoding type II toxin-antitoxin system RatA family toxin: protein MKNVNKSVLIWYSPAEMFALVTDVARYSEFLPWCDQTKVLEQDASGMTAEVGMTFGGLKKSFVTRNTHSEMDNGGKQVSIRLIKGPFSRLEGHWRFHPVGDGKQRACRIELQLDYGFESGALAAVIGPVFDRIASSMVDAFIKRAEQVYG, encoded by the coding sequence ATGAAAAACGTCAACAAGTCCGTCCTCATCTGGTATAGCCCCGCAGAAATGTTTGCTCTCGTGACGGACGTGGCTCGCTATAGCGAGTTCCTGCCCTGGTGCGATCAGACCAAGGTGCTGGAGCAGGACGCAAGCGGCATGACGGCCGAAGTCGGAATGACGTTCGGCGGCCTGAAAAAATCTTTCGTGACCCGCAACACCCACAGCGAAATGGACAACGGCGGCAAGCAGGTCAGCATCCGCCTGATCAAGGGCCCGTTCTCGCGCCTGGAAGGGCACTGGCGCTTTCACCCCGTAGGCGACGGCAAGCAGCGCGCCTGCCGCATTGAGCTGCAGCTGGACTACGGCTTTGAAAGTGGAGCACTGGCCGCCGTGATCGGCCCGGTGTTCGACCGCATTGCCAGCTCCATGGTCGATGCCTTCATCAAGCGTGCAGAACAGGTGTACGGCTGA
- a CDS encoding RnfH family protein yields MAALHITLSYSAAAGQVHEQELELAPGATVADALQAAGGLSALGFADGKGLQPFIGIWGKLSKPEHFLKDGDRVELYRPLTVDPKIARRERFARQGARGAGLFKRQRPGAKAGY; encoded by the coding sequence ATGGCCGCACTGCACATCACCCTCAGCTACTCGGCAGCCGCCGGCCAGGTGCACGAGCAGGAATTGGAGCTGGCTCCCGGCGCTACCGTCGCCGATGCGCTGCAAGCTGCCGGTGGTCTCTCGGCCCTGGGTTTTGCAGACGGAAAAGGTCTGCAGCCCTTTATAGGCATCTGGGGAAAGCTCTCAAAACCAGAGCATTTCCTGAAGGATGGCGACCGTGTGGAGCTGTACCGCCCGCTGACGGTAGACCCCAAGATCGCCCGACGCGAACGCTTTGCCCGCCAGGGCGCACGCGGGGCCGGTCTGTTCAAGCGCCAGCGGCCTGGAGCCAAAGCCGGTTACTGA
- a CDS encoding DUF4124 domain-containing protein, which translates to MQITKLFLIAAIAASAIPAMAQWQWIDARGQKVFSDRAPPADIPAKNILRQPGAGVSSRTAEAAPAPGAVAPKTAEKPAESGVDKGLEEQKRKQEQQEAEKTRVEQAKREKSRQENCDRAKQAKATLSSGRLLSNVNAKGERSFMDDSTREAELKRADVVIAAECGPLQPTQ; encoded by the coding sequence ATGCAAATTACCAAGCTTTTCTTGATTGCCGCCATTGCAGCCAGCGCGATCCCCGCCATGGCCCAGTGGCAGTGGATTGATGCCCGTGGGCAAAAAGTGTTCAGCGACCGAGCGCCTCCGGCCGATATTCCCGCAAAAAACATTCTGCGCCAGCCGGGTGCTGGGGTTTCATCGCGGACTGCAGAAGCGGCGCCAGCTCCTGGTGCCGTAGCTCCCAAGACTGCCGAAAAGCCGGCGGAGTCAGGCGTGGACAAAGGCCTGGAGGAGCAAAAGCGCAAGCAGGAGCAGCAAGAGGCTGAAAAGACCCGCGTTGAGCAGGCCAAGCGCGAAAAATCACGCCAGGAAAACTGCGATCGGGCCAAGCAGGCCAAGGCGACGCTGAGCTCAGGGCGATTGCTCTCCAATGTCAACGCCAAGGGCGAGCGCAGCTTTATGGATGACAGCACGCGCGAAGCCGAGCTCAAGCGTGCGGATGTGGTGATTGCGGCCGAATGTGGGCCGCTGCAGCCCACGCAGTAA
- the guaB gene encoding IMP dehydrogenase: MRLLGKALTFDDVLLVPAYSEVLPKDVSLATQFTRNIRLNLPLVSAAMDTVTEARLAIAIAQEGGIGVIHKNMTAEQQAAEVSKVKRHESGVVHDPVVITPEHTVLQVLQLSEERGISGFPVCDGGKVIGIVTSRDVRFETRYDVKVRQIMTPREKLITVNEKDGTTPAEAKALLNKHKLERILVVNDAFELKGLITVKDINKQTTFPNAARDAAGRLRVAAAVGVGAGTEERVDLLVKAGVDALVVDTAHGHSKGVIDRVRWVKQNYPQVDVIGGNIATGAAALALVEAGADAVKVGIGPGSICTTRIVAGVGVPQIMAIDNVAQALKGTGVPLIGDGGIRFSGDISKALAAGASTIMMGGMFAGTEEAPGEVILYQGRSYKSYRGMGSIGAMQQGSADRYFQESSTGNPNADKLVPEGIEGRVPYKGSMVSIVYQMAGGVRASMGYCGCATIAEMGEKAEFVEITAAGIRESHVHDVQITKEAPNYRAD, from the coding sequence ATGCGCCTTCTCGGAAAAGCACTGACCTTTGACGACGTCCTGCTCGTTCCCGCCTACTCCGAAGTCCTGCCCAAGGACGTTTCCCTCGCCACCCAATTCACTCGCAATATTCGCTTGAATCTGCCGCTGGTGTCCGCTGCCATGGACACTGTGACAGAGGCTCGCCTGGCCATCGCCATTGCGCAAGAAGGCGGTATCGGCGTGATCCACAAGAACATGACAGCCGAGCAACAAGCCGCTGAAGTGTCCAAGGTCAAGCGCCACGAATCCGGTGTAGTGCATGACCCCGTGGTCATCACCCCCGAGCACACGGTGCTGCAAGTATTGCAGCTGTCCGAAGAGCGCGGTATCTCGGGCTTTCCCGTGTGCGACGGCGGCAAGGTCATCGGTATCGTGACCAGCCGTGATGTGCGCTTCGAGACGCGCTACGACGTCAAGGTCCGCCAGATCATGACGCCACGCGAGAAGCTGATCACCGTCAATGAAAAAGACGGCACCACACCCGCTGAAGCCAAGGCCCTGCTGAACAAGCACAAGCTGGAACGCATTCTGGTGGTGAACGACGCTTTTGAACTCAAGGGCCTGATCACCGTCAAGGACATCAACAAGCAAACCACCTTCCCCAATGCTGCACGCGATGCGGCCGGCCGCCTGCGCGTGGCTGCAGCCGTCGGCGTGGGTGCGGGTACCGAAGAGCGCGTGGATCTGCTGGTCAAGGCCGGCGTGGATGCGCTGGTGGTGGACACGGCCCACGGCCACAGCAAGGGCGTGATCGACCGCGTGCGCTGGGTCAAGCAAAACTATCCTCAAGTGGACGTGATCGGCGGCAACATTGCCACCGGCGCAGCCGCTCTGGCCCTGGTTGAAGCCGGCGCCGATGCGGTCAAGGTCGGTATCGGCCCTGGTTCCATCTGCACCACCCGCATCGTGGCCGGCGTGGGCGTGCCCCAGATCATGGCCATCGATAACGTGGCCCAGGCCCTGAAGGGCACGGGCGTGCCTTTGATCGGCGACGGCGGCATCCGTTTCTCCGGCGATATCTCCAAGGCTCTGGCCGCTGGTGCTTCCACCATCATGATGGGCGGCATGTTTGCCGGCACCGAAGAAGCGCCTGGCGAAGTGATTCTGTACCAAGGCCGCTCCTACAAGAGCTACCGCGGCATGGGCTCCATCGGTGCCATGCAGCAAGGCTCGGCCGACCGCTACTTCCAGGAATCCTCCACCGGCAATCCCAATGCCGACAAGCTGGTTCCCGAAGGCATCGAAGGCCGCGTGCCCTACAAGGGCTCCATGGTTTCCATCGTCTATCAGATGGCTGGCGGCGTGCGCGCCTCCATGGGCTACTGCGGTTGCGCCACGATTGCCGAGATGGGCGAAAAAGCCGAGTTCGTGGAAATCACGGCCGCCGGCATTCGCGAATCCCATGTGCATGACGTGCAAATCACCAAGGAAGCGCCCAACTACCGCGCTGACTGA
- a CDS encoding DIP1984 family protein, giving the protein MKLAEALLLRADLKKKLASLRERINRNAILQEGEAPKEKVSDLLAEASSTLQEQQKLVRTINAANESIKLADGRLLADVLAQRDTLIAHHSLLVAAIAATHKDVDRYSQREIKWIPQIDVAGLQKQADDLSRKIREVNVTIQAANWQIDID; this is encoded by the coding sequence ATGAAACTTGCCGAAGCCTTGTTGCTCAGAGCCGATCTGAAGAAAAAGCTGGCCTCGCTGCGCGAGCGCATCAACCGCAACGCCATCTTGCAAGAGGGCGAGGCGCCCAAGGAAAAAGTCTCGGACTTGCTGGCCGAAGCAAGCTCCACGCTGCAGGAGCAGCAAAAACTGGTGCGAACCATCAATGCAGCCAATGAGTCCATCAAGCTGGCAGACGGCCGCCTGCTCGCCGATGTATTGGCGCAGCGCGACACCTTGATTGCCCATCATTCGCTCCTGGTGGCTGCCATTGCTGCAACCCACAAGGATGTGGACCGCTACAGCCAGCGTGAAATCAAATGGATTCCTCAAATCGATGTGGCAGGCTTGCAAAAGCAGGCCGATGATTTGTCGCGCAAGATTCGTGAAGTCAACGTGACGATTCAAGCCGCCAACTGGCAGATTGACATCGACTAA
- a CDS encoding type II toxin-antitoxin system prevent-host-death family antitoxin, with the protein MQSVGIYEAKTRFSALIELVEQGEEVRITRHGKEVVRMLPVRRRPVITDEQIARELEQIQALQHTIRAQCATDCVAKLRQTGRSEA; encoded by the coding sequence ATGCAATCCGTCGGCATCTACGAGGCCAAGACCCGTTTCTCCGCCCTGATCGAACTGGTCGAGCAAGGCGAAGAAGTGCGCATCACGCGCCACGGCAAGGAAGTCGTGCGCATGCTGCCCGTGCGACGCCGGCCGGTGATCACCGATGAGCAGATTGCCCGGGAATTGGAACAAATTCAGGCCTTGCAGCACACCATTCGTGCGCAGTGCGCTACGGATTGCGTAGCAAAGCTGCGCCAGACCGGCCGGAGCGAAGCATGA
- a CDS encoding type II toxin-antitoxin system VapC family toxin has translation MTAFILDVSVTAAWLLPDNASTHTQRLYTRIRRHEVDPQAPNLWQWECGNLIASGVNNGRIPHSSVEGLWGVLEAIRHRVELHDLAPAQHKAVLDVALDTGLPTYDAAYLWLAQSLRLPLATFDTAQIAAARKSGIKLLAPEDF, from the coding sequence ATGACGGCCTTCATCCTGGATGTCTCCGTCACCGCCGCCTGGCTGCTGCCGGACAACGCCAGCACACACACCCAGCGCCTTTACACCCGCATTCGCCGCCACGAGGTCGATCCGCAAGCCCCCAACCTCTGGCAGTGGGAATGCGGCAACCTGATTGCCTCGGGCGTGAATAATGGGCGCATCCCGCACAGCTCGGTGGAAGGCCTGTGGGGTGTGCTCGAAGCCATACGCCACCGCGTGGAGCTACACGATCTGGCACCTGCACAGCACAAAGCCGTGCTGGATGTGGCGCTGGACACCGGCCTGCCCACTTATGACGCGGCCTATCTGTGGCTGGCGCAGTCGCTGCGCCTGCCACTGGCCACATTCGATACTGCCCAGATCGCTGCCGCCCGCAAAAGCGGCATCAAGCTGCTGGCACCCGAAGATTTCTAA